From a region of the Actinopolymorpha singaporensis genome:
- the dgoD gene encoding galactonate dehydratase — protein sequence MKIVRLETFLVPPRWLFVRVETDEGVVGWGEPVLEGRAGTVRAAVHELGELLIGVDPLRIEDNWQLLAKGAFYRGGPILSSAVAGIDQALWDIAGNVRGAAVHELLGGPVRERVRMYGWVAGDEPGAIADSAARAVAAGLTAVKLLGCPGTLGPIDTPAQTDLLLRRVAAVREVLGPDRDLAIDFHGRFSPPMARRVLPLLEPFEPLFVEEPVLPEFGHLLPEIVACTSIPVATGERLFSRSDFLPALQAGIAVAQPDLSHAGGISEVRRIAVVAETFGASLAPHCPLGPLALAASLQVDLATPNFLVQEQALGLEADGGRQVLAGLVDERPFTLVDGHLVRPPGPGLGVQVDEQAVRRAAEIGHSYRITPWRHHDGSLAEL from the coding sequence ATGAAGATCGTCAGGCTGGAGACGTTTCTCGTCCCACCGCGGTGGTTGTTCGTCCGCGTGGAGACCGACGAGGGAGTGGTCGGCTGGGGCGAGCCGGTGCTGGAGGGACGAGCCGGCACCGTACGCGCGGCGGTGCACGAGTTGGGCGAGCTGCTGATCGGCGTCGACCCGCTGCGGATCGAGGACAACTGGCAGCTGCTCGCCAAGGGCGCCTTCTACCGCGGCGGTCCGATCCTGTCCAGCGCCGTCGCCGGCATCGACCAGGCGCTGTGGGACATCGCCGGAAATGTACGCGGGGCCGCTGTCCACGAACTGCTCGGCGGACCGGTCCGTGAACGAGTCCGCATGTACGGCTGGGTCGCCGGTGACGAGCCGGGTGCCATCGCAGACAGCGCGGCTCGGGCGGTCGCCGCCGGCCTCACGGCGGTGAAACTGCTTGGTTGCCCGGGCACTCTCGGCCCCATCGACACACCAGCCCAGACCGACCTTCTCCTGCGCCGGGTGGCGGCTGTCCGTGAGGTTCTCGGGCCCGATCGCGACCTGGCGATCGACTTCCACGGCAGGTTCTCGCCCCCGATGGCCCGCCGCGTCCTCCCGCTGCTGGAGCCGTTCGAGCCGCTGTTCGTGGAGGAACCGGTGCTGCCGGAGTTCGGCCACCTGCTGCCGGAGATCGTCGCCTGCACCAGCATCCCGGTCGCCACCGGCGAACGCCTGTTCTCCCGCAGTGACTTCCTCCCTGCTCTCCAGGCAGGCATCGCGGTCGCCCAGCCGGACCTGTCCCACGCCGGCGGAATCTCCGAGGTACGCCGGATCGCCGTGGTGGCCGAGACGTTCGGGGCGTCGCTGGCGCCGCACTGCCCGCTCGGGCCGCTCGCGCTGGCCGCGTCGCTGCAGGTTGATCTCGCCACCCCCAACTTCCTCGTCCAGGAACAGGCGCTCGGCCTGGAAGCCGACGGCGGCAGGCAGGTGCTGGCCGGACTGGTCGACGAGCGGCCGTTCACGTTGGTGGACGGCCACCTGGTGCGGCCACCCGGTCCCGGGCTCGGTGTTCAGGTGGACGAGCAGGCGGTACGCCGGGCCGCGGAGATCGGGCACAGCTATCGGATCACTCCGTGGCGCCACCACGACGGGTCCCTCGCCGAACTCTGA
- a CDS encoding cation:proton antiporter, with protein sequence MLTGLLAGVVAQLALARIRDAYAETTVTVLVPFVAYVGADHLRGSGVLAVLVLGLYLRSRAHHATTSQGWLLGRSVWSYADFLVGLSRRDDIVVVAMSCVLVTLLVQGLTLAPSTTWLRVGSEDDDSRSVARLRREAATTALEEIRPIEPEHLADTVRRAAVLQYEGYVSAQTAMEEARRAEASENERDPAEQLRKVLRRATDVERQHVLDSRRRGTVSAEVADRALRDVETRAVRDLG encoded by the coding sequence GTGCTGACCGGCCTGCTCGCCGGGGTGGTCGCGCAGCTCGCCCTCGCCCGGATCCGGGACGCCTACGCCGAGACGACCGTGACCGTGCTCGTTCCGTTCGTCGCCTACGTCGGCGCCGACCACCTGCGGGGTTCCGGGGTACTCGCCGTTCTGGTGCTGGGGTTGTACCTTCGCAGCCGCGCACACCACGCGACCACCTCCCAGGGCTGGCTGCTCGGGCGTTCCGTCTGGTCCTACGCGGACTTCCTGGTGGGCTTGTCCCGGCGGGACGACATCGTGGTGGTCGCCATGAGCTGCGTGCTGGTGACCCTGCTCGTGCAGGGACTCACCCTTGCTCCGTCGACCACCTGGCTGCGGGTGGGAAGCGAGGACGACGACAGTCGTTCGGTGGCACGGCTTCGCAGGGAGGCCGCCACTACGGCTCTGGAGGAGATCCGCCCCATCGAGCCCGAACACCTTGCGGACACGGTACGCCGCGCCGCCGTACTTCAGTACGAGGGCTACGTGTCGGCGCAGACTGCGATGGAGGAAGCCCGCCGGGCCGAGGCGTCCGAGAACGAGAGGGACCCGGCCGAGCAGCTACGCAAGGTCCTGCGGCGTGCCACCGACGTCGAACGTCAACACGTCCTGGACAGCCGCCGCCGCGGCACCGTCAGTGCCGAGGTGGCCGACAGGGCACTCCGGGACGTCGAGACACGCGCGGTTCGCGACCTCGGCTAG
- a CDS encoding cation:proton antiporter encodes MVDVAASPDSDLILPVVLPPLLFAATQRTTVTEFRRHLAAVAWLAIGLTLATAAVVAVVAHACRLSWTTAAILGAVVSPPDPLAGSLWFTSVGTELVLAVVVGC; translated from the coding sequence TTGGTTGACGTCGCTGCCAGTCCGGATTCGGACCTGATCCTGCCGGTGGTCCTTCCCCCTCTGCTCTTCGCCGCCACGCAGCGCACCACCGTGACGGAGTTCCGCCGGCACCTGGCGGCCGTTGCCTGGCTCGCCATCGGACTCACCCTGGCCACCGCGGCTGTGGTCGCCGTGGTCGCTCACGCCTGCCGACTGTCCTGGACCACCGCGGCAATCCTCGGCGCCGTGGTCTCTCCGCCGGACCCGCTGGCCGGCTCGCTGTGGTTCACCAGCGTGGGTACCGAACTCGTCCTCGCGGTGGTTGTGGGGTGCTGA
- a CDS encoding eCIS core domain-containing protein, whose product MGRLTGPLSLLGQHGDQRGGRQLPATLLERLGQGLRADLSAVRIHTDTAADRHARVLRADAFTCGSHVFFRSGAYRPETTAGFRLLAHEAAHVVQQARAAASGVAPAATSEQDADRCAELLVAGQRAAEHSAGPTVVRPGLGPVIQRHVSYEHRVLGDLATDDLVAISPLPAGAAVTGGRRQEILDRQIRLCELWRDDPTVVTEEQVRRVCPWIRTLRLGPDRVLATYGEVNALPDYLANAPALESLDEGHLLPILQTIRQEGYNNLSRLRGGSDPRAFFARSASPPYDFEMVTRLVKWDELDELTRDLGVLREDHFRGLLARNACHFAPFSWYRWETSHLIARDLAKQAHATGDAELARRAWTFAGYADHFLQDSFAAGHLVNKTLIMQWFVEWAAGQDLVPVADLDVISAMTADRQPGLAGFQLYDDSYTGPSNDPQTTQELPTAEERLRASGLVVDGPEDPHTVYQRYLRFLANDAAQLSCAMAHDYYNSHSLWVASQAHPEPYEVWGDATLLTGRDGAEGIRQTSGAAQLSQAAVEELIRTGEMSSGARDIRRHFPTMVRTEAGDLEPVAAWNTGRREFFEDNIFSAFLPALQNIVVRVFSPRLGVVSQDQDLAEVWGQELDGADDRPVHVVESGGRLFAGANGHAYEIEATKGSVRTRRRLADLGMLGSRDTRLATDGTTLFVGVHGRLHGLALSDLSPRWELSLHGPNPLDRGPVSVLWDGHRLLAGYSGQVSEIDPTTATLLRRHRLEHTLGFGGHETTLAGDGAMVFAGTPGHVYGMTSADRKARWRADLTKSGRRPSRAVSVLWSGGRLLAGSAGQLYDIDPTTGAVLHRLALTGSAGDHAMSLSAGVTEVIAAVDGRVYAVDLNDWSRVRWWVDLDDKDEEPGPVSVSLRGPRLFVGSRGHLHHLDPATGRVRNSLPLRHPVSFGDFTTTISASGRFLHVGMHGHAYQVLVND is encoded by the coding sequence ATGGGACGTCTCACCGGACCGTTGTCACTGCTCGGCCAACACGGCGACCAGCGGGGTGGCCGGCAGTTGCCGGCCACCCTGCTGGAACGTCTTGGACAGGGGCTGCGCGCCGACCTGTCCGCGGTGCGGATCCACACCGACACCGCGGCAGATCGCCACGCCAGGGTGCTGCGGGCGGACGCGTTCACCTGCGGTAGCCACGTCTTCTTCCGCTCGGGCGCCTACCGACCCGAGACCACGGCCGGTTTCCGGCTGTTGGCCCACGAGGCCGCTCACGTCGTTCAGCAGGCGCGTGCCGCGGCTTCCGGCGTGGCGCCGGCCGCGACCTCGGAGCAGGACGCCGACCGGTGCGCGGAGCTGCTCGTGGCCGGACAGCGGGCCGCGGAACATTCCGCCGGGCCGACGGTCGTGCGCCCGGGTCTGGGCCCGGTCATCCAGCGCCACGTCTCCTACGAGCACAGGGTCCTCGGCGACCTGGCCACCGACGACCTGGTTGCGATCTCGCCGCTTCCCGCCGGCGCTGCCGTCACCGGCGGACGCAGGCAGGAGATTCTCGACCGCCAGATCCGCCTGTGCGAACTGTGGCGGGACGACCCGACCGTGGTCACCGAGGAGCAGGTCCGCCGCGTGTGTCCGTGGATCCGGACGCTGCGTCTCGGCCCGGACCGCGTGCTCGCGACCTACGGCGAGGTGAACGCTCTCCCCGACTATCTGGCCAACGCCCCCGCACTGGAGTCCCTGGACGAGGGGCACCTGCTGCCCATCCTGCAGACGATCCGCCAGGAGGGCTACAACAACCTCAGCCGGCTGCGGGGCGGCTCGGATCCGCGGGCGTTCTTCGCCCGCTCGGCTTCCCCGCCGTACGACTTCGAGATGGTCACCAGACTGGTGAAGTGGGACGAACTGGACGAGCTCACCCGCGACCTGGGCGTGCTCCGCGAGGACCACTTCCGTGGGCTGCTGGCGCGCAACGCCTGCCACTTCGCGCCGTTCTCGTGGTATCGCTGGGAGACCTCGCACCTGATCGCCCGCGATCTTGCCAAGCAGGCGCACGCCACCGGTGACGCGGAGCTGGCGCGGCGGGCCTGGACCTTCGCCGGCTACGCCGACCACTTCCTTCAGGACTCCTTCGCCGCGGGCCACCTTGTCAACAAGACGTTGATAATGCAGTGGTTCGTGGAATGGGCTGCCGGCCAGGATCTCGTACCCGTGGCGGACCTGGACGTCATCTCGGCCATGACGGCGGACCGTCAACCCGGCCTTGCGGGCTTCCAGCTGTACGACGACAGCTACACCGGGCCGTCCAACGATCCCCAGACCACGCAGGAGCTACCGACCGCCGAAGAGCGCCTACGCGCCAGCGGCCTCGTCGTCGACGGGCCGGAGGACCCGCATACGGTGTACCAGAGGTATCTCCGGTTCCTCGCCAACGACGCCGCGCAACTGTCCTGCGCCATGGCACACGACTACTACAACAGCCACTCCCTGTGGGTCGCCTCCCAGGCACACCCGGAGCCGTACGAGGTGTGGGGTGACGCCACGTTGCTGACCGGCCGGGACGGAGCCGAGGGCATCCGGCAGACCAGCGGCGCCGCCCAGCTGTCCCAGGCCGCGGTGGAGGAGCTCATCCGTACCGGCGAGATGTCGTCCGGCGCTCGCGACATCCGTCGCCACTTCCCTACGATGGTGCGCACCGAGGCGGGCGACCTGGAGCCGGTCGCCGCGTGGAACACGGGCCGACGGGAGTTCTTCGAGGACAACATCTTCTCGGCGTTCCTGCCGGCACTGCAGAACATCGTGGTCCGGGTGTTCTCCCCCCGACTGGGCGTGGTGTCCCAGGACCAGGACCTCGCGGAGGTGTGGGGCCAGGAACTCGACGGGGCCGACGACCGTCCGGTGCACGTCGTGGAGTCCGGGGGGCGGCTGTTCGCGGGCGCGAACGGCCACGCGTACGAGATCGAAGCCACCAAGGGAAGCGTCCGGACCAGGCGCCGCCTGGCGGATCTGGGGATGTTGGGCAGTCGTGACACCCGGCTGGCCACCGACGGAACCACGTTGTTCGTCGGTGTCCACGGCCGTCTGCACGGTCTGGCGCTGTCCGACCTGAGCCCGCGGTGGGAGTTGTCCCTGCACGGGCCGAACCCGCTCGACCGAGGACCGGTCAGCGTGCTGTGGGACGGACACCGGCTGCTCGCGGGATACTCCGGCCAGGTGTCCGAGATCGACCCGACGACCGCGACACTGCTGCGCAGGCATCGGCTCGAGCACACACTTGGCTTCGGAGGCCACGAGACGACTCTGGCCGGCGACGGTGCGATGGTGTTCGCCGGGACTCCGGGCCACGTGTACGGCATGACCTCGGCGGACCGGAAGGCCCGATGGCGTGCCGACCTCACGAAGTCCGGCAGGCGGCCATCCCGGGCCGTCTCGGTGTTGTGGAGCGGCGGCCGGCTCCTCGCCGGCTCCGCGGGCCAGCTCTATGACATCGATCCCACAACCGGTGCGGTGCTGCACCGGCTTGCCCTGACCGGCAGCGCCGGGGACCACGCGATGTCACTGTCCGCTGGTGTCACGGAGGTGATCGCGGCGGTGGACGGACGGGTGTACGCAGTCGACCTGAACGACTGGTCCAGGGTCCGCTGGTGGGTCGACCTCGACGACAAGGACGAGGAACCCGGTCCGGTCAGCGTGTCCCTGCGCGGACCCCGGCTGTTCGTGGGATCGCGCGGGCACCTGCACCACCTGGACCCGGCAACCGGCAGGGTGCGCAACAGCCTGCCTCTCCGGCATCCGGTCAGCTTCGGCGACTTCACCACCACCATCTCCGCATCCGGCCGGTTCCTCCACGTCGGCATGCACGGCCACGCGTACCAGGTGCTCGTCAACGACTGA
- a CDS encoding LacI family DNA-binding transcriptional regulator — protein sequence MRATIKDVAKLAGVSIKTVSNVLNDYPYLTPETKEKVERALAELDYRPNISARNLRRGRTGLIALALPSMRSPYFAEIAHLIVKEAETRDLTVLIDCTEGAREREQLVAEGFRSHLIDGMILQPWSLTASYLRNRPDRTPLVLLGERLQRSADSVAIDSRAAAAAATEHLIGLGRRRIAVIGAPPQPQGAKRPQESGRRQQGYTDALGRANLPFDPALVVHQLEHSPEGVAAAVDELLASAGDFDALFCFNDRVALGAIRTLHSRGWRVPEDVAVVGIDDIEAARLSTPSLSTISPDKQMIARTAVDMLVERIDGLDRPARRVVAEFELVPRESTLGTRRSRRK from the coding sequence ATGCGCGCGACGATCAAGGACGTGGCCAAGCTGGCGGGAGTGTCGATCAAGACGGTCTCCAACGTCCTGAACGACTATCCCTACCTGACGCCCGAGACGAAGGAGAAGGTCGAACGCGCCCTGGCCGAACTCGACTACCGGCCCAACATCTCGGCCCGAAACCTTCGTCGCGGGCGTACCGGCCTGATCGCGTTGGCGCTTCCGTCGATGCGCAGTCCGTACTTCGCCGAGATCGCCCACCTCATCGTCAAGGAAGCCGAGACCCGCGACCTCACCGTACTCATCGACTGCACCGAAGGTGCGCGCGAACGCGAGCAACTGGTGGCCGAGGGGTTCCGGAGCCACCTCATCGACGGGATGATCCTGCAGCCCTGGTCGTTGACGGCTTCCTACCTGCGCAACCGGCCGGACCGGACACCGCTGGTCCTGCTCGGCGAACGGCTGCAGCGGTCCGCCGACAGCGTGGCCATCGACAGCCGGGCGGCGGCAGCGGCGGCCACCGAACACCTGATCGGACTCGGCCGCCGCCGGATCGCCGTCATCGGGGCGCCGCCGCAACCCCAGGGGGCCAAGCGCCCGCAGGAGTCCGGTCGGCGGCAGCAGGGCTACACCGACGCACTCGGCCGGGCGAACCTGCCGTTCGACCCAGCGCTCGTCGTCCACCAGCTCGAACACTCACCCGAAGGCGTCGCCGCCGCCGTCGACGAGCTGCTCGCCTCGGCCGGGGACTTCGACGCGCTCTTCTGCTTCAACGACCGGGTGGCGCTCGGAGCGATCCGGACACTGCACTCACGTGGCTGGCGGGTGCCAGAGGACGTCGCGGTGGTGGGGATCGACGACATCGAGGCGGCCCGGCTGAGCACCCCGTCGCTGTCGACGATCTCCCCGGACAAGCAGATGATCGCCCGTACCGCGGTGGACATGCTGGTCGAGCGCATCGACGGCCTCGACCGCCCGGCGCGGCGGGTGGTCGCCGAGTTCGAACTCGTGCCGCGGGAGAGCACCCTCGGCACCAGGCGGTCCCGGAGGAAGTGA
- a CDS encoding extracellular solute-binding protein has protein sequence MVNRMVNRRKFLAASGGALLGAAGLGACNTAPSTTERSSGSSGGGGGGRGRTLRWWDHFQPRADLHEKIFAEFEKSTGVHVEYTVYNPNKQGQALQLAFSSKQMPDVFTTAGLGVPAARLRKQGWFAPIDLDEKALAAIPKSAFLEGFTHYGGKLYSLPLVSFRQYTTLTWFNTDLMKKAGADPARDVTTWDGVRKTARAIKRTGGGAYGWIAPLQFAPRMGEHVEDLAQAAGGVGSVDPRTGEYTYGSDAFVHAIEFLASMKRDGVLFPASSSLDARTARARWTTGIAGVFFDGPWNVGVVNDGFKQFLDKLDVAPVPVAEAGRAPVLYSAPKAGDFWLSASSEVAGKASELLGRFATEDVMLREAEQMDAMPVDLGLVDKANVHPTFKQAAEFYRRQVRLAPSPVARNAAVSDVIAEMKPIDPNLGTLVQGALGGQVKDIRKALTEYAGKLTAERARAIKVVAGKGAEVSEDDWKFDDWKPGEDYGTHKYGSS, from the coding sequence ATGGTCAACCGAATGGTCAATCGCCGGAAGTTCCTGGCCGCGTCGGGTGGTGCCCTGCTCGGTGCGGCCGGCCTCGGTGCCTGCAACACGGCTCCGAGTACGACCGAACGCTCGAGCGGGTCCTCCGGTGGCGGGGGCGGCGGACGTGGTCGAACGCTGCGCTGGTGGGACCACTTCCAGCCGCGGGCCGATCTGCACGAGAAGATCTTCGCGGAGTTCGAGAAGTCGACCGGTGTCCACGTGGAGTACACGGTCTACAACCCCAACAAGCAGGGTCAGGCACTGCAGCTCGCGTTCAGCAGCAAGCAGATGCCCGACGTCTTCACGACCGCCGGGTTGGGTGTCCCGGCCGCCAGGTTGCGCAAGCAGGGGTGGTTCGCGCCGATCGACCTGGACGAGAAGGCGCTGGCGGCGATACCGAAGTCCGCGTTCCTGGAGGGATTCACGCACTACGGTGGCAAGCTGTACTCCCTGCCGCTGGTCTCCTTCCGCCAGTACACCACACTGACGTGGTTCAACACCGACCTGATGAAGAAGGCCGGTGCCGACCCTGCACGCGACGTCACCACGTGGGACGGAGTACGCAAGACCGCCCGCGCGATCAAGCGGACCGGCGGTGGGGCGTACGGATGGATCGCGCCGCTGCAGTTCGCGCCCCGGATGGGAGAACACGTCGAGGACCTCGCCCAGGCGGCCGGAGGCGTCGGCAGCGTCGACCCGCGTACCGGTGAGTACACCTATGGAAGCGACGCCTTCGTCCACGCGATCGAGTTCCTGGCGTCGATGAAGCGTGACGGTGTTCTCTTCCCCGCCTCGTCCTCTCTCGACGCCCGTACGGCCAGGGCACGCTGGACGACCGGGATCGCCGGTGTCTTCTTCGACGGCCCCTGGAACGTCGGGGTGGTCAACGACGGCTTCAAGCAGTTCCTGGACAAGCTCGACGTCGCGCCGGTCCCGGTCGCCGAGGCCGGACGGGCGCCGGTGCTCTACAGCGCGCCGAAGGCCGGTGACTTCTGGCTGTCGGCAAGTTCCGAGGTGGCGGGCAAGGCCTCCGAACTACTCGGGCGCTTCGCCACCGAGGACGTCATGCTCCGCGAGGCCGAGCAGATGGACGCCATGCCGGTCGACCTCGGCCTGGTGGACAAGGCGAACGTCCACCCGACCTTCAAGCAGGCCGCCGAGTTCTACCGACGGCAAGTCAGGCTTGCGCCCAGTCCGGTCGCGCGGAACGCCGCGGTGTCCGACGTGATCGCCGAGATGAAGCCGATCGACCCCAACCTCGGAACCCTCGTCCAGGGCGCACTCGGCGGGCAGGTCAAGGACATCCGGAAGGCGCTGACCGAGTACGCCGGCAAACTCACCGCCGAGCGGGCGCGGGCGATCAAGGTGGTCGCGGGCAAGGGTGCCGAGGTCAGCGAGGACGACTGGAAGTTCGACGACTGGAAGCCCGGAGAGGACTACGGCACCCACAAGTACGGCTCCTCCTAG
- a CDS encoding sulfatase/phosphatase domain-containing protein, with the protein MVRQGRWKLVYEVTGQGELHDLTEDPMELFNRWDDPEVAEVRAALTEQLLWWSTRVVDDLPRAAYEPRRAPHNHLAPFTVRRQEA; encoded by the coding sequence ATGGTCCGGCAGGGCCGGTGGAAGCTCGTCTACGAGGTGACCGGCCAAGGGGAGCTCCACGACCTGACCGAGGACCCGATGGAGCTGTTCAACCGGTGGGACGACCCGGAAGTGGCCGAGGTCCGGGCCGCACTGACCGAGCAACTGCTGTGGTGGTCGACCCGGGTCGTGGACGACCTTCCTCGCGCGGCGTACGAACCGCGACGCGCACCGCACAACCATCTCGCCCCGTTCACCGTCCGCCGCCAGGAAGCCTGA
- a CDS encoding glycoside hydrolase family 2 protein, whose translation MTDPPIDPATDPTADPAPDPTADSSADPSAHPRPQVRRETWTDLCGLWRFAFDDGDEGLARRWFESGKAEVFDRNIRVPYPPESKLSEVHDPSFHPVVWYERTFTAVPPPDGDRILLHFGAVDYSATVWVNGARVGGHEGGHTPFTFDVTEALRDGGEQTVVVRAEDLPTDASQPRGKQCRSPEPEGIFYDRTTGIWQPVWLETVPALHIAGLAWTSDLEAGTVQLELTLNRMPASPVELDVRLDLTGELLARQTVQVGEQTSHIVLTVPDLLGGRAGRLLWSPESPTLVDATLALHGGEQPGDEVFSYVGLRSVGIRDGLFLLNGRPYYLRMVLEQGFWPQSHLAAPDADALRREVELTKGLGFTGVRVHQKVEDPRFLYWCDRLGLLVWGEMANTFEYSTRAVDRLTREWTEAVRRDRSHPCIVCWVPLNESWGVPHIATSEQQRSFATALYHLTRAIDPTRPVISNDGWEHTDSDIWGVHDYTPRGASIQERYGSPEEIRRTLYGPGPGRHKVLLTEPEREGQPVVLTEFGGLSYLPRADDKWFGYSTVDSPEALRDRFGELVGAILDSPELAGFCYTQLTDTQQERNGLLTEDRTPKLPVEQIHEIVTRPSRAIPAEEVDAYRRATRQAQRQQQKPPGKETAP comes from the coding sequence GTGACCGACCCGCCGATCGACCCGGCCACCGACCCGACGGCCGACCCGGCCCCCGACCCGACGGCCGACTCGTCCGCCGATCCGTCCGCGCATCCGCGCCCACAGGTCCGGCGCGAGACGTGGACCGACCTCTGCGGACTGTGGCGCTTCGCTTTCGACGACGGCGACGAGGGTCTGGCACGGCGGTGGTTCGAGTCCGGCAAGGCGGAGGTGTTCGACCGCAACATCCGGGTTCCGTACCCGCCGGAGTCGAAGCTGTCGGAGGTGCACGACCCGAGCTTCCACCCGGTGGTGTGGTACGAACGAACGTTCACGGCCGTCCCACCGCCGGACGGCGACCGGATCCTGTTGCACTTCGGCGCCGTCGACTACTCCGCAACGGTGTGGGTCAACGGCGCCCGGGTCGGCGGCCACGAGGGCGGACACACGCCGTTCACTTTCGACGTCACCGAGGCACTGCGCGACGGAGGTGAGCAGACCGTCGTCGTCCGTGCGGAGGACCTGCCCACCGACGCGAGCCAGCCGCGCGGAAAGCAGTGCCGGTCCCCCGAGCCGGAAGGGATCTTCTACGACCGGACCACCGGAATCTGGCAGCCCGTCTGGCTGGAGACCGTTCCGGCTCTCCACATCGCCGGCCTGGCGTGGACTTCCGACCTGGAGGCCGGCACCGTCCAGCTGGAGTTGACACTCAACCGGATGCCGGCCTCGCCGGTCGAGCTCGACGTCCGGCTGGACCTCACCGGCGAACTCCTAGCCCGGCAGACGGTCCAGGTCGGCGAGCAGACGTCCCACATCGTCCTCACCGTTCCCGACCTGCTCGGCGGCCGGGCCGGCCGGCTGCTGTGGTCGCCCGAGTCACCGACTCTCGTCGACGCCACGTTGGCGCTGCACGGTGGCGAGCAACCGGGCGACGAGGTGTTCAGCTACGTAGGCCTGCGCAGCGTCGGCATCCGGGACGGGCTGTTCCTGCTCAACGGCCGTCCGTACTACCTGCGGATGGTGCTCGAACAGGGTTTCTGGCCCCAGTCACACCTCGCCGCCCCCGACGCCGACGCACTGCGCCGCGAGGTCGAGCTGACCAAGGGGCTCGGCTTCACCGGCGTACGCGTGCACCAGAAGGTGGAGGATCCCCGTTTCCTCTACTGGTGCGACCGCCTCGGCCTTCTGGTCTGGGGTGAGATGGCCAACACCTTCGAGTACTCCACCCGTGCGGTCGACCGGCTGACCCGGGAGTGGACCGAGGCCGTACGCCGGGACCGAAGCCACCCCTGCATCGTGTGCTGGGTGCCCCTCAACGAGAGCTGGGGCGTCCCCCACATCGCCACCTCCGAGCAGCAGCGCAGCTTCGCCACCGCGCTCTACCACCTGACCAGGGCGATCGACCCCACCCGCCCGGTGATCTCCAACGACGGCTGGGAGCACACCGACAGCGACATCTGGGGCGTGCACGACTACACCCCTCGTGGCGCCAGTATCCAGGAGCGGTACGGCAGCCCCGAGGAGATCCGCCGGACCCTCTACGGGCCGGGACCTGGACGGCACAAGGTTCTGCTCACCGAGCCGGAACGCGAGGGACAACCGGTCGTGCTCACCGAGTTCGGCGGCCTGTCCTACCTCCCCCGAGCCGACGACAAGTGGTTCGGCTACAGCACGGTCGACTCCCCCGAGGCCCTGCGCGACCGGTTCGGCGAACTCGTCGGCGCCATTCTCGACTCTCCGGAGTTGGCGGGCTTCTGCTACACACAGCTGACCGACACCCAGCAGGAGCGCAACGGCCTGCTCACCGAGGACCGTACGCCGAAGCTGCCCGTCGAGCAGATCCACGAGATCGTCACCCGGCCGAGCCGGGCGATCCCGGCGGAGGAGGTGGACGCCTACCGCCGGGCCACCCGGCAGGCGCAACGACAGCAGCAGAAACCGCCCGGGAAGGAGACGGCACCGTGA